Proteins encoded in a region of the Desulfolucanica intricata genome:
- a CDS encoding YnfA family protein: protein MVRSVILFFLAGLAEIGGGYFVWIWLRYDASIIWGILGAFVLILYGVIPTFQQFPSFGRVYAAYGGVFIIMSILWGWWIDNRIPDFYDWLGTVIALVGTAIILWTPRKEQEKG, encoded by the coding sequence ATTGTAAGGTCTGTAATTCTTTTTTTTCTGGCCGGTTTGGCTGAAATAGGCGGGGGATACTTTGTATGGATATGGTTACGGTATGATGCAAGTATTATCTGGGGTATATTAGGAGCATTTGTGTTGATTCTTTACGGAGTGATTCCAACATTTCAGCAGTTTCCCAGCTTTGGGCGAGTTTATGCCGCATACGGGGGCGTTTTTATTATAATGTCAATATTGTGGGGCTGGTGGATCGATAATAGAATCCCTGATTTTTATGATTGGCTTGGTACGGTTATAGCATTAGTTGGGACGGCAATTATTCTTTGGACTCCACGAAAAGAACAGGAAAAGGGGTAA
- the nagB gene encoding glucosamine-6-phosphate deaminase, whose translation MDIIIRESYDEMSKYTAKIIARFVKSKPDCVLGLATGSTPIGTYKELVRMHKEEGLDFSQVKTFNLDEYYGTEIDLDKPYHLDQSYARFMHEELFKHINIKKENIHIPDGMTKEPEKFCKWYEEEIKKAGGIDLQLLGIGGDGHWAFNEPGSSLASRTRIQALTQQTLDDNYESFYKKAGIERAQMPHFAITMGIGTILEAKNIIMIANGIKKADVVAKCIEGPVTSQITASAIQLHSGGITVVLDKDAASKLKGLEHYMHVEKLKQDYGFLPVI comes from the coding sequence ATGGATATTATTATAAGAGAAAGTTACGATGAAATGAGCAAGTATACAGCCAAAATTATTGCCCGCTTTGTAAAATCAAAGCCTGATTGCGTACTTGGACTGGCAACGGGAAGCACACCTATAGGTACCTACAAGGAACTTGTGAGAATGCACAAGGAAGAAGGACTCGACTTTTCACAAGTTAAAACTTTCAATCTTGATGAATATTACGGAACAGAAATTGATCTGGATAAACCCTACCATCTGGATCAGAGTTATGCAAGATTTATGCACGAGGAACTTTTTAAGCATATCAATATCAAAAAAGAAAATATACATATACCCGATGGAATGACAAAGGAACCTGAAAAGTTTTGCAAATGGTATGAAGAAGAAATTAAAAAAGCCGGTGGAATAGATTTACAGCTTCTAGGAATAGGTGGTGATGGACACTGGGCATTTAACGAACCCGGATCATCACTTGCATCCAGAACGAGAATTCAAGCCTTAACACAACAAACCCTTGATGATAATTATGAGAGTTTCTATAAAAAAGCCGGAATAGAAAGAGCCCAGATGCCACATTTTGCCATAACAATGGGAATTGGAACTATTTTAGAAGCTAAAAATATCATCATGATTGCAAATGGAATAAAGAAGGCTGATGTAGTTGCAAAATGTATCGAAGGTCCTGTCACTTCCCAAATCACTGCTTCAGCAATACAACTACACAGTGGAGGAATTACTGTAGTACTTGACAAGGATGCTGCTTCAAAACTAAAAGGTCTTGAGCACTATATGCATGTAGAAAAGTTAAAGCAAGATTATGGTTTTTTGCCAGTCATTTAG
- a CDS encoding YnfA family protein: MLIKSAILFVLAGLAEIGGGYLVWLWLREKKHIFVGAAGCIILVIYGVIPTLQDYPNFGRVYAAYGGIFIILSLLWGWGIDKKKPDRYDWIGAGIALIGAAIIIWTPR; encoded by the coding sequence ATGCTAATAAAATCAGCAATTCTATTTGTTTTGGCCGGTCTTGCAGAAATTGGTGGAGGTTATTTGGTTTGGTTATGGCTTCGTGAGAAAAAGCATATTTTTGTTGGCGCAGCCGGTTGTATAATTCTTGTGATATACGGGGTAATTCCTACGTTGCAAGATTATCCTAATTTCGGAAGGGTATACGCTGCGTATGGTGGTATTTTTATCATACTTTCTTTGTTATGGGGATGGGGTATTGATAAAAAGAAACCTGATCGCTATGATTGGATAGGAGCCGGAATCGCATTAATTGGTGCCGCTATTATAATATGGACACCCAGGTAA
- a CDS encoding DUF3231 family protein — translation MQIGNYHFGRAETAKKPMLDSGEAFLIWEQLVSRYDIIELTQIYQNFAHDPDFKLLLKKGLEETLEKQVNILENEMNTFQIPLPNRPPKSVRVTANAEVMEDRLMFKQIFSGIQNFIDNHIRSIRSIITNDPLRQILINFGKEELDIFNDICKFGKLKGWLQVPPRRTTLQ, via the coding sequence ATGCAAATCGGTAATTATCACTTTGGTAGAGCTGAAACTGCAAAAAAACCAATGCTTGATTCCGGGGAAGCATTTCTTATCTGGGAGCAACTGGTTTCCAGGTATGACATAATCGAGTTAACCCAGATTTATCAAAATTTTGCTCATGACCCTGATTTTAAGCTTTTATTAAAAAAGGGTTTAGAGGAAACTTTAGAAAAACAAGTTAATATTTTAGAAAATGAAATGAACACCTTTCAGATACCATTACCAAACAGACCGCCTAAAAGTGTCCGCGTTACCGCAAATGCTGAGGTGATGGAAGACAGGTTGATGTTCAAGCAAATATTTTCGGGAATACAAAATTTTATTGATAACCATATCAGAAGCATACGTTCGATAATTACTAACGACCCATTGAGACAAATTCTCATAAACTTTGGAAAAGAAGAATTGGATATCTTTAATGATATTTGTAAATTTGGCAAATTAAAGGGGTGGTTACAAGTACCGCCCAGGAGAACTACATTACAATAA
- a CDS encoding permease, translated as MLCFWLCLVPAFFIAGAISIFVSRASVLKYFGAGANKVLAYGVASVSGSVLAVCSAYLFRQEKPFLLQNS; from the coding sequence TTGCTGTGTTTTTGGCTTTGTCTTGTACCGGCATTTTTTATTGCCGGAGCCATTTCCATATTTGTGTCACGGGCATCGGTTTTAAAATATTTTGGTGCCGGGGCCAATAAGGTTTTAGCTTACGGTGTTGCCTCGGTGTCAGGCAGTGTGCTGGCGGTTTGCTCCGCGTATCTTTTTCGGCAGGAGAAGCCTTTTCTTCTGCAGAACTCATAA